A single region of the Brachypodium distachyon strain Bd21 chromosome 3, Brachypodium_distachyon_v3.0, whole genome shotgun sequence genome encodes:
- the LOC112272004 gene encoding uncharacterized protein LOC112272004, translating to MNLTMVECRIMADLSIAAPNLVSLRCVIPYHRAPSFENLGSLTTGTIILDDSFLHDKFEYEYKNPDEDVFECDSDDSSDSNDDDYDSDADSYQSTWDRFSGANRVLGGQNVLCGLSNATSLELIADAGESILNRELEMCPVFTNLKALSLGEWCMAADLDPFVSFLQHAPNLEKLFLRLKMDHEEIEDNIIPEGISFACKNLTMVKILCPKDDERVGIIIVLVYLESWSGGRLP from the exons ATGAATTTGACCATGGTAGAGTGCAGGATCATGGCGGATCTCTCCATCGCTGCTCCAAACCTCGTGTCACTCCGCTGCGTCATACCATACCACCGTGCTCCCTCGTTCGAAAACCTCGGGTCGTTGACCACGGGCACTATCATTCTTGACGACTCATTCTTGCATGATAAGTTTGAATACGAGTACAAAAATCCTGATGAGGATGTATTTGAGTGTGACAGTGATGATTCCAGTGACTCAAATGATGATGACTATGATAGTGATGCTGATAGCTATCAGAGTACCTGGGACAGATTCAGTGGTGCTAACAGAGTTTTAGGTGGCCAAAATGTTCTCTGCGGCCTTTCAAATGCTACAAGTTTGGAGCTGATAGCTGATGCCGGAGAG TCGATTCTGAATAGGGAACTGGAAATGTGCCCAGTTTTTACCAACCTGAAGGCGTTATCCCTTGGTGAATGGTGTATGGCTGCTGACTTAGATCCATTCGTTTCATTCCTACAACATGCTCCAAATCTGGAGAAGCTTTTTCTTCGACTTAAGATG GATCATGAGGAAATAGAAGACAACATCATACCAGAGGGTATATCATTTGCATGCAAAAACCTTACAATGGTCAAGATACTATGTCCTAAGGATGACGAAAGAGTTG GAATTATAATCGTTCTCGTGTACCTTGAAAGTTGGAGCGGCGGAAGGCTACCTTGA
- the LOC100842468 gene encoding uncharacterized protein LOC100842468 produces the protein MAAIVARAANGGLRGRQETSRGSLVRRRRDYAVVVAVVTGAGAPPPQEGALERPAWSGETPVSRLVGALIAFKPLYALMKLASREVIIRTAEKANIPWREMTKKVLESDVYEVFERIRDPNLVYPDYYLSPFHAYDEGNLSWLAAAEAEAATLSIAKRAIPEATSIEEANQIVRGNWMNAIEEHHLKYSGHRQINDILDIGCSVGVSTRYLADRFPSAKAVGLDLSPYFLAVAAQKEEKMSRQHPIRWVHANGEETGLSPDLFDVVSLAYVCHECPARAIHGLVKEAFRLLRPGGTIALTDNSPKSKVLQELSPVLFTLMKSTEPFLDEYYMLDLEEALSQAGFVNVHSIFTDPRHRTVTATVPSTKKKFLSS, from the exons ATGGCGGCGATCGTCGCGCGCGCAGCCAACGGCGGCCTCCGTGGACGCCAAGAAACCAGTCGCGGCAGCCTCGTCCGGCGGCGCCGAGATTACGCGGTGGTCGTCGCGGTCGTGACCGGGGccggggcgccgccgccgcaggaggGTGCGCTGGAGCGGCCGGCGTGGTCCGGAGAGACGCCGGTGTCGCGGCTCGTGGGCGCGCTCATCGCCTTCAAGCCGCTCTACGCTCTCATGAAGCTCGCCTCCCGCGAGGTCATTATCAG GACGGCGGAGAAGGCCAACATCCCGTGGAGGGAGATGACGAAGAAGGTGCTGGAGTCGGACGTGTACGAGGTGTTCGAGAGGATACGAGACCCCAACCTCGTCTACCCTGACT ATTATCTGAGCCCATTTCACGCCTATGACGAAGGAAACCTATCATGGCTG GCTGCAGCTGAGGCAGAGGCCGCAACCTTGTCGATTGCAAAAAGGGCCATACCTGAGGCTACTTCTATTGAAGAAGCAAACCAGATCGTCCGTGGAAACTGGATGAATGCCATTGAGGAGCATCACCTCAAGTATTCGGGACACCGTCAGATAAATGACATTCTGGACATTGGCTGTTCTGTTGGAGTAAGCACCAGATATCTGGCTGACAGGTTCCCTTCGGCTAAAGCTGTT GGACTAGATCTATCGCCATACTTCCTCGCCGTGGCTGcacagaaagaagaaaaaatgtctCGGCAGCATCCTATCCGCTGGGTTCATGCAAATGGTGAAGAGACAGGGTTGTCCCCAGATTTATTTGACGTCGTCTCCCTCGCTTATGTG TGCCACGAGTGTCCAGCACGAGCAATACATGGATTAGTAAAGGAAGCATTCCGACTACTTCGTCCAGGAGGAACCATCGCGTTGACCGATAATTCA CCAAAATCCAAAGTACTTCAG GAACTATCACCAGTGTTGTTCACATTGATGAAGAGCACTGAACCGTTTCTGGATGAGTACTACATGCTGGACTTGGAGGAGGCGTTGAGTCAAGCCGGCTTTGTCAATGTCCATTCCATCTTCACAGACCCCAGGCATAGAACAGTTACTGCGACTGTGCCctccaccaaaaaaaaatttttGTCATCTTAA